Proteins co-encoded in one Aspergillus fumigatus Af293 chromosome 6, whole genome shotgun sequence genomic window:
- a CDS encoding DUF2841 domain-containing protein, which translates to MYSEKDLKVPSSTGDEFDNLHQLAQIPNIREPSYLLRKSQLKRVQALGSTDVQLGSLTYGHYAIIYTDCNGKVRVQTSPSIASSCQAILSPTVMENFLEAVALSTKDSVVPGPNSTYALSLTRGRSPLSPQSLGTGEVNDSTDQDDVKALEQKGTAEQVATDNGSQAKRRKVSHECVVPLNITCHLKAMLPLRDRRLLRRYYQKAFESLQQINCRIIAKAYVKLVEPRKQVNYPYNGRKVNAGISRQLDPEMTKPAWWPHGVTHREPDHLPKVERVRLLVHILCELRESCDITVAKLREADQSIRRQISPPDRLEVLDEIYRVREEEEYYLDGQLDEQAVVYISRAHLPDEIDPKHAGSPMAEPMNADVNSVDKREGYDMESHTSVFPSTAAFSTSHTDTVSGKADHGVMGANQDPCPSAVLPTPRIPKDVHEGDYPFSVSVPSAHAFHHALPPDPFNLHAFPLRFDHEPNASHGQQGQHGPDMGVAGHGMESCPNPYYFNF; encoded by the exons ATGTATTCGGAAA AGGACCTGAAGGTACCATCCTCGACTGGTGACGAATTCGATAATTTGCACCAGCTGGCACAGATACCGAACATCCGAGAGCCTAGTTACTTGTTAAGAAAAAGCCAATTGAAGCGGGTGCAGGCGCTAGGGTCAACGGATGTCCAGCTCGGCAGCCTCACGTATGGCCATTATGCCATCATTTATACAGATTGCAATGGCAAAGTTCGAGTTCAAACTTCTCCTTCCATTGCGAGTAGCTGCCAGGCCATCCTATCCCCCACCGTTATGGAGAACTTTCTGGAAGCAGTAGCATTATCGACCAAAGACAGCGTGGTCCCTGGTCCAA ACTCCACCTACGCATTATCTTTGACTAGAGGAAGAAGCCCGCTGTCGCCACAGTCGCTTGGGACAGGAGAGGTCAACGACTCGACAGACCAGGACGATGTAAAGGCATTAGAGCAAAAAGGCACAGCTGAACAGGTGGCTACTGATAATGGCTCTCAGGCGAAAAGGAGGAAAGTGTCTCATGAATGCGTAGTGCCACTGAACATTACTTGCCATCTGAAAGCCATGTTGCCGCTCCGAGACAGACGGCTTCTGCGAAGATATTATCAAAAAGCGTTCGAAAGCCTGCAGCAAATCAACTGTCGGATCATCGCCAAAGCATATGTCAAACTTGTCGAGCCCCGAAAGCAAGTCAATTATCCTTATAACGGGCGAAAGGTTAACGCTGGTATCTCTCGACAGCTCGACCCAGAGATGACAAAGCCAGCCTGGTGGCCACATGGTGTCACACATAGAGAGCCGGACCATCTCCCCAAAGTGG AGAGAGTTCGATTGCTTGTGCACATTCTCTGTGAGCTCCGCGAAAGCTGTGACATCACTGTCGCGAAGCTTAGAGAGGCCGATCAGTCCATCCGCCGTCAGATTTCACCACCGGACCGGCTGGAGGTCCTGGACGAGATCTATCGTGtgcgagaagaagaagagtatTACTTGGACGGCCAACTCG ACGAACAAGCAGTTGTGTATATCTCTCGAGCACACTTGCCGGATGAGATAGACCCGAAGCATGCTGGTTCTCCCATGGCAGAACCGATGAACGCAGACGTGAACTCAGTTGACAAGCGAGAGGGTTATGATATGGAGTCCCATACATCGGTCTTTCCGTCCACAGCAGCTTTTTCCACCAGTCATACTGATACCGTAAGCGGGAAGGCCGATCATGGGGTCATGGGCGCCAACCAGGATCCCTGCCCCTCCGCAGTATTACCGACTCCCAGGATACCGAAGGACGTCCACGAAGGGGACTATCCGTTCTCTGTAAGCGTTCCATCGGCCCATGCCTTCCACCATGCTCTCCCACCTGACCCGTTCAACCTTCACGCCTTTCCTCTGCGATTTGATCATGAACCGAATGCCAGTCATGGGCAGCAAGGTCAGCATGGGCCGGACATGGGCGttgctggccatggcatGGAAAGTTGTCCAAACCCGTATTACTTTAATTTTTGA